A window from Candidatus Nitrospira neomarina encodes these proteins:
- the fmt gene encoding methionyl-tRNA formyltransferase yields the protein MRIVFMGTPAFAVPTLQQLLKSEFSVVGVVCQPDRPSGRGKKIQVGPVKALALSQNIPVVQPERMKDPKLLETLRAWEPEVVVVAAFGRILPKSILDLPPKGCLNVHGSLLPQYRGAAPIQWAVIQGEVKTGVTIMLMDEGMDTGAILQQEEIAIGQDETSGELAPRMAQIGGDLLVRTLRGWIEGTLPPIPQNDSAATMAPILTKEDGLLYWDRPARTLANRIRGLSPWPGVYTFLEGERWGIWKVQVEDQEPDNPHPAHDISQAPGTITAITKQAIRVQTGQGSLNLLEIQPENKKRMHVSDYITGHRVTIGMTFSMGKHDDLAV from the coding sequence ATGCGTATCGTGTTTATGGGCACCCCAGCCTTTGCAGTTCCTACCCTTCAGCAGTTATTGAAGTCCGAATTTTCTGTGGTCGGTGTCGTGTGTCAGCCTGACCGACCGAGTGGGCGTGGGAAGAAAATTCAAGTAGGGCCAGTCAAGGCGCTTGCATTGTCACAAAATATCCCGGTGGTGCAGCCGGAAAGAATGAAAGATCCAAAATTATTGGAAACTCTTCGAGCATGGGAGCCTGAAGTGGTGGTGGTTGCTGCGTTTGGGCGAATTTTACCCAAATCCATTCTTGATCTTCCCCCGAAGGGATGCCTGAATGTGCATGGGTCCCTTCTTCCGCAGTATCGGGGTGCTGCCCCCATTCAATGGGCTGTGATCCAGGGAGAGGTGAAGACCGGGGTTACCATTATGCTTATGGACGAAGGGATGGACACGGGAGCCATTCTTCAACAGGAAGAAATTGCTATTGGGCAGGACGAAACCTCAGGGGAGTTAGCTCCACGAATGGCTCAGATTGGGGGAGACCTTCTGGTCAGGACTCTACGTGGATGGATCGAGGGCACACTGCCCCCTATCCCCCAAAATGATTCGGCGGCGACTATGGCGCCCATCTTGACCAAAGAAGATGGGTTGCTGTATTGGGATCGGCCGGCGCGAACCCTCGCCAATCGCATACGCGGACTGTCGCCCTGGCCTGGTGTGTATACTTTCCTGGAGGGTGAACGTTGGGGGATTTGGAAAGTCCAAGTTGAAGATCAAGAACCAGATAACCCGCACCCCGCCCATGACATTTCTCAGGCCCCGGGCACCATTACGGCCATCACGAAACAGGCCATTCGTGTCCAAACTGGTCAGGGAAGTTTGAACCTTTTGGAGATTCAACCTGAAAATAAAAAACGCATGCACGTTTCTGACTATATAACCGGCCATCGAGTTACCATCGGCATGACCTTTTCAATGGGGAAGCATGACGATTTGGCGGTGTAA
- the ruvA gene encoding Holliday junction branch migration protein RuvA, with amino-acid sequence MIASLSGTLVSKTPQDAVISVQGVGYHVFIALSTYFSLPEINSTVQVFVSTHLRNDTIQLFGFSTTEEKQAFSLLTTISGVGPKLALSALSTLSIPDLCTAIETGDLEILGSIPGVGKKSASRIVLELKDKTNRIMLPDSHKPSPAPTEPTNFLQEEAASALINLGYRAPEVKKAMNLATAKLDEAYELEDLIRTTLKELAKG; translated from the coding sequence ATGATCGCCTCCCTGTCAGGAACCCTCGTTTCAAAAACACCGCAAGACGCCGTAATTTCTGTGCAGGGCGTGGGCTATCATGTGTTTATTGCCCTTTCCACCTATTTCAGCCTTCCTGAAATCAATTCCACAGTACAAGTTTTTGTCTCCACCCACTTACGGAATGACACTATTCAGCTTTTTGGATTTTCCACCACTGAAGAGAAACAAGCTTTTTCACTTCTTACCACCATCAGCGGCGTCGGACCGAAACTCGCCCTGAGTGCGTTATCGACCCTTTCCATCCCAGATTTATGTACAGCTATTGAAACCGGTGACCTTGAAATCTTAGGTTCCATCCCCGGAGTTGGGAAAAAATCGGCGAGTCGAATCGTTCTGGAGTTAAAAGACAAAACCAATCGCATCATGCTCCCTGATTCCCACAAACCCTCACCGGCCCCGACTGAACCGACCAACTTTCTTCAGGAAGAAGCCGCCTCCGCCCTCATCAATTTGGGATATCGCGCCCCAGAAGTCAAAAAAGCCATGAATCTGGCGACGGCTAAATTGGACGAAGCGTACGAACTCGAAGACCTCATCCGCACCACCCTCAAGGAATTAGCTAAAGGTTAA
- a CDS encoding YebC/PmpR family DNA-binding transcriptional regulator translates to MGGHSHWSTIKRHKGAQDAKRGKIFTRVIREISIAARSGGDPDGNPALRQAIAKSKEVNMPADTVKRAIQRGTGELPGMQFEEFMLEGYGPGGTALLLEISTDKRNRTVAEVRNILTKNNGTMAEAGAVAWQFQKKGLLVIENQAVTEEQLFELALEAGAEDVKQTPNGFEIISEPANFEAVKEAIQKAQIETSLSELTFIAQNHIQLEGRDAEQALKLMDLLEENEDVSKVHANFEISDELMEKMAAESA, encoded by the coding sequence ATGGGTGGACATAGTCATTGGTCAACAATTAAGCGCCACAAAGGCGCACAAGATGCCAAGCGGGGGAAAATTTTTACCCGCGTAATCCGTGAGATCTCCATTGCCGCTCGTAGCGGCGGCGACCCGGACGGCAATCCTGCCTTACGCCAAGCTATTGCGAAATCCAAAGAAGTGAATATGCCTGCCGATACGGTCAAACGGGCAATTCAACGAGGGACCGGAGAACTTCCGGGAATGCAATTCGAAGAGTTTATGTTGGAGGGCTATGGACCAGGAGGCACGGCACTTCTTCTAGAAATCTCAACCGACAAACGTAATCGGACGGTAGCCGAAGTTCGAAATATTCTCACCAAAAATAATGGGACGATGGCCGAAGCTGGCGCAGTCGCCTGGCAATTCCAAAAAAAAGGGCTACTGGTCATCGAAAACCAGGCTGTGACAGAAGAACAACTATTCGAGCTGGCACTGGAAGCCGGAGCTGAAGACGTGAAACAAACTCCCAACGGATTTGAGATCATTTCGGAACCAGCAAATTTTGAAGCCGTCAAAGAAGCCATACAGAAGGCTCAGATTGAAACCAGTTTGTCCGAGCTGACCTTTATCGCACAAAACCACATCCAACTTGAAGGCAGAGATGCAGAGCAAGCCTTAAAACTCATGGATCTCCTAGAGGAGAACGAAGACGTGTCCAAAGTCCATGCCAACTTTGAAATATCTGACGAATTGATGGAGAAAATGGCTGCCGAAAGTGCCTAG
- the rsmA gene encoding 16S rRNA (adenine(1518)-N(6)/adenine(1519)-N(6))-dimethyltransferase RsmA, protein MAPLPPYPRKRLGQHFLIDPNLLRKIINLADIKPDEYVCEIGPGGGALTRLLCQSAKRVLALEVDPRMVDFLKEEFGKCPNLDIQEHDALRFPFDQLPEPAVVVANLPYNISTPIMFRLLEARPKILRMVLTVQLEVAKRLTAKPNTKDYGVLSVMAQRLADVRFGFPVSRKCFRPVPDVDSGVVRLDIRVHQSYSVQEADMFALVVRAAFGQRRKTLLNALRGAGFSLTCLESAQERTGITLTRRAETLSVGEFQHLTEALNDGMLPSAS, encoded by the coding sequence ATGGCACCCCTTCCTCCTTATCCGCGCAAACGGCTCGGTCAGCATTTTCTTATTGACCCAAATTTGCTTCGAAAAATTATCAATCTGGCGGACATTAAGCCTGATGAGTATGTCTGTGAGATTGGACCGGGCGGCGGCGCGTTGACCAGATTGTTATGCCAATCGGCGAAGCGGGTGTTAGCCTTAGAGGTTGATCCCCGTATGGTGGATTTCTTGAAAGAGGAATTTGGGAAATGTCCGAACCTTGATATACAAGAACACGATGCGCTCCGTTTTCCCTTCGATCAACTACCAGAGCCCGCTGTAGTAGTGGCTAATCTGCCCTATAACATTTCAACGCCCATTATGTTTCGATTGTTGGAAGCCCGGCCTAAGATCCTTCGAATGGTCCTAACCGTGCAACTGGAAGTCGCCAAGCGGTTAACTGCCAAACCCAATACTAAAGATTATGGTGTGCTATCCGTCATGGCCCAACGCCTGGCTGATGTCCGTTTTGGTTTCCCCGTGTCTCGAAAATGCTTTCGCCCCGTTCCTGATGTAGATTCGGGAGTAGTACGGTTGGATATTCGTGTTCATCAGTCTTATTCTGTTCAGGAAGCCGACATGTTTGCTTTGGTGGTGCGGGCGGCCTTTGGGCAACGCCGAAAAACCCTCCTCAACGCATTACGAGGAGCGGGTTTTTCTTTGACCTGTCTAGAAAGTGCTCAAGAGCGTACAGGCATTACCTTAACCAGGCGAGCGGAAACGCTGTCGGTGGGGGAGTTTCAGCATTTAACTGAAGCGCTCAATGACGGAATGCTGCCCTCCGCTTCTTAA